Proteins encoded together in one Rossellomorea sp. y25 window:
- a CDS encoding gas vesicle protein, which translates to MTVRESIENKDIALIDILDVILDKGVAIKGDLIISIAGVDLVYLDLRVLISSVETLVQHKQGTRKTVTSDQFDKEREGLIHATGQRDKWAN; encoded by the coding sequence ATGACAGTTAGAGAATCAATCGAGAACAAAGATATTGCCCTTATAGATATATTGGATGTCATTCTCGATAAAGGTGTGGCGATAAAGGGAGATTTGATTATATCCATTGCAGGTGTCGACCTCGTGTATCTGGATTTGCGAGTGCTGATTTCCTCAGTAGAGACATTGGTTCAACACAAGCAAGGGACGCGTAAAACGGTAACGTCCGATCAATTCGATAAAGAAAGGGAGGGATTGATTCATGCCACAGGCCAGCGGGACAAATGGGCGAATTAA
- a CDS encoding GvpL/GvpF family gas vesicle protein — protein sequence MSDLLYLYGLIPTKEANEKALPSMKGFDGEGELYTIEIGEVTAIVCDLPPDEYSEETIKDKVDNDMDWLQEKAFHHHETVLMVSKMYTIIPLKFCTLYKNKDSLMATIEGNRNKLETTFAQLDGNEEWNVKIYCDDKLLKKQVSESNPSIEAKRKEISELPKGRQFFEKKKIDQLIDRELENEKNRLCEEVHEKLKEHSLHGNIKKNWSKDVTGRQEHMAWNSVFLLPVSNVDEFVEEIKQYEEELGHAGWKIEASGPWPPYHFSSFS from the coding sequence ATGAGCGATTTACTTTATTTATACGGCTTAATCCCAACAAAAGAAGCAAATGAAAAGGCTCTTCCCTCCATGAAAGGATTCGATGGAGAAGGTGAACTATATACGATTGAAATCGGCGAAGTGACAGCAATTGTCTGTGATCTGCCACCGGATGAATACTCAGAAGAAACCATTAAGGACAAAGTCGATAACGATATGGACTGGCTTCAGGAAAAAGCGTTTCATCATCACGAAACCGTACTGATGGTTTCCAAGATGTATACCATCATTCCCTTGAAGTTCTGTACATTGTACAAGAACAAGGATAGCCTTATGGCCACGATAGAAGGCAATCGAAACAAGCTGGAAACGACCTTCGCACAGCTGGATGGTAATGAAGAGTGGAACGTCAAAATCTACTGTGATGATAAGCTGCTGAAGAAGCAGGTAAGCGAAAGCAACCCGTCTATCGAAGCCAAAAGAAAAGAAATCAGTGAATTACCAAAGGGCAGGCAGTTCTTTGAAAAGAAAAAAATCGATCAGCTGATTGATCGGGAACTTGAAAATGAAAAGAATCGTCTCTGTGAAGAGGTTCATGAAAAGCTGAAGGAACATTCCCTCCATGGAAATATCAAAAAGAATTGGAGTAAGGATGTCACAGGCAGACAAGAACATATGGCTTGGAACAGTGTGTTTCTCCTTCCAGTATCCAATGTTGATGAATTTGTAGAGGAAATTAAGCAATACGAAGAAGAACTGGGACACGCAGGTTGGAAAATTGAAGCATCAGGCCCTTGGCCACCTTATCATTTTTCTAGTTTTTCTTAA
- a CDS encoding gas vesicle protein GvpG yields MIHKLVSAPINLVIKVGEKIKEEADKELYDLPTIQQKLIQLQMMYELGEIPEKAFQEKEDELLARYEIAKQMEMEQWEELTKKK; encoded by the coding sequence ATGATTCATAAATTGGTGAGTGCACCAATTAATTTAGTCATTAAAGTCGGCGAAAAGATTAAAGAAGAAGCAGACAAAGAATTGTACGACCTTCCTACCATTCAACAAAAATTGATTCAGCTTCAAATGATGTATGAATTAGGTGAAATCCCTGAGAAAGCATTCCAGGAAAAAGAAGATGAGTTACTAGCACGATATGAAATTGCGAAACAGATGGAAATGGAGCAATGGGAAGAACTAACGAAAAAGAAATAA
- a CDS encoding GvpL/GvpF family gas vesicle protein produces the protein MMSKEEMGIYIFCAIQTEEDDQFGSIEIEGEERETFTIRYKDSAMVAAEVPMKIYHPKKQNLLMHQGAVSRVMDQKDTVIPISFGNVFKSRDDVQALLENLYPQFETLFPAIKGKIELGLKVIGKKEWLEAMVKENPQVEKMASAVKGKSESAAYYDRIQLGGMAQKLFTSLQNEVKQEVYAPLEETAVSAKANDPSSEKMLLNASFLIDRDQEEVFDQKVNEAHEKWKDKVEFNYSGPWPAYNFVNIRLKVEEG, from the coding sequence ATGATGAGTAAGGAAGAAATGGGAATCTATATATTTTGTGCCATTCAAACAGAAGAAGACGATCAATTTGGCTCCATTGAAATTGAAGGCGAGGAACGCGAGACGTTCACGATCAGATATAAGGACTCCGCGATGGTAGCAGCAGAAGTACCGATGAAAATCTATCATCCCAAGAAGCAGAATCTTCTCATGCACCAGGGTGCCGTATCACGGGTGATGGATCAAAAGGATACGGTCATTCCGATCAGCTTCGGGAATGTCTTTAAATCAAGAGACGATGTGCAGGCTCTTCTGGAAAACCTTTATCCTCAGTTCGAAACCCTTTTCCCGGCAATTAAAGGGAAAATCGAGCTAGGGTTAAAGGTTATCGGTAAAAAGGAATGGCTGGAAGCGATGGTTAAAGAAAACCCGCAGGTAGAAAAAATGGCATCAGCCGTTAAAGGGAAATCTGAATCTGCCGCGTATTATGACCGCATTCAGCTTGGAGGAATGGCTCAGAAGCTATTTACTTCCCTTCAAAATGAGGTGAAGCAGGAAGTCTATGCCCCCCTTGAGGAAACAGCCGTATCAGCAAAGGCAAATGACCCTTCAAGTGAGAAAATGCTTCTCAACGCTTCTTTCTTAATTGATCGGGACCAGGAAGAAGTGTTCGATCAAAAGGTCAATGAAGCCCATGAAAAATGGAAGGATAAGGTCGAATTTAATTATAGCGGCCCTTGGCCGGCTTACAATTTTGTCAACATACGCTTGAAGGTTGAGGAAGGCTGA
- the gvpN gene encoding gas vesicle protein GvpN yields MTVLTKRIKKDSRALIQDDETKELLSRSLQYLKAGYPVHFTGPSGAGKTSLAIALAKKRKRPVMLMHGNHELNNKDLIGDFTGYTSKKVIDQYVRSVYKKDESVTETWRDGRLLEAVKNGYTLVYDEFTRSQPTTNNIFLSILEEGIIPLYGSKLTEPFIRVHPEFAIIFTSNPAEYAGVYQTQDALLDRLITINVDYKGAEKEAKIVSEKANLVMSEARAITTLVSTLRDQCTNGKNGPSLRASLMIARLAIESDIPIDGKDSDFQRLCIDIVAHSLSRCIDEENPQKKAERLIIDACKHMKVSEE; encoded by the coding sequence GTGACGGTCTTAACAAAACGGATCAAAAAGGATAGCAGGGCATTAATACAAGACGATGAAACGAAAGAATTGCTTTCGCGCTCATTGCAATACCTTAAAGCTGGATATCCTGTACATTTTACAGGTCCTTCCGGAGCCGGGAAAACCTCTCTTGCAATCGCTCTGGCGAAGAAGAGAAAAAGACCGGTTATGCTCATGCATGGTAACCATGAATTAAATAATAAAGATTTAATTGGTGATTTCACAGGGTATACGAGTAAAAAAGTGATCGATCAATATGTTCGATCAGTCTATAAAAAGGACGAAAGTGTCACCGAGACATGGAGAGACGGGCGATTACTGGAAGCAGTAAAGAATGGCTATACCCTTGTATACGATGAATTTACAAGATCTCAGCCGACAACGAATAATATCTTCCTATCTATTTTAGAAGAGGGGATCATCCCTTTATATGGATCGAAATTAACGGAACCTTTTATTCGCGTACACCCGGAATTTGCAATCATATTTACTAGTAATCCTGCAGAATATGCAGGGGTTTACCAAACGCAGGACGCTCTCCTGGATCGGTTAATTACCATTAACGTAGATTACAAGGGAGCAGAAAAAGAGGCAAAGATTGTATCCGAAAAAGCAAACTTGGTTATGAGTGAAGCAAGAGCGATTACAACCCTTGTATCTACATTACGTGATCAATGTACAAACGGAAAGAACGGACCGAGCTTGCGTGCTTCCTTAATGATCGCAAGGCTCGCCATTGAATCAGACATTCCCATAGACGGTAAGGATTCAGACTTTCAACGTCTATGTATTGATATAGTAGCACATAGTCTAAGTCGATGTATCGACGAAGAAAACCCACAAAAAAAAGCAGAACGATTAATTATAGATGCATGTAAACATATGAAGGTATCTGAGGAATAA
- the gvpO gene encoding gas vesicle protein GvpO, giving the protein MVIKEIMNNVTDFFNEHVAPVHKITSVELTEDEGWKLQVEVIEEKEYMKKYAKDEMLGTYDVQLNKEKEVTSFKRRDIRYRSAIGQEM; this is encoded by the coding sequence ATGGTTATCAAAGAGATTATGAATAATGTTACCGACTTCTTCAATGAACATGTAGCCCCGGTCCATAAGATTACGTCAGTGGAACTGACAGAAGATGAAGGCTGGAAGCTTCAAGTCGAGGTAATTGAAGAAAAAGAATATATGAAGAAATATGCTAAAGACGAAATGCTTGGAACATATGATGTTCAACTCAATAAAGAAAAGGAAGTCACATCATTTAAACGACGGGATATCCGTTACAGAAGTGCCATTGGACAGGAAATGTAG
- the gvpJ gene encoding gas vesicle protein GvpJ: MAIQKSNNSSSLAEVIDRILDKGIVIDAFARVSVVGIEILTVEARVVIASVDTWLRYAEAVGLLRDDVEENGLATQQNERSSQFSV, from the coding sequence TTGGCTATTCAAAAGAGTAATAATAGTTCGAGTTTAGCGGAAGTAATTGACAGGATTCTCGACAAAGGTATCGTCATTGATGCCTTTGCAAGGGTATCTGTCGTTGGGATTGAAATCTTAACGGTTGAAGCAAGGGTCGTCATTGCCAGCGTAGATACATGGTTGCGTTATGCAGAAGCTGTTGGCCTGCTTCGGGATGATGTCGAAGAAAACGGTCTTGCTACTCAGCAGAACGAAAGAAGCTCCCAGTTTAGTGTTTAA
- the gvpQ gene encoding gas vesicle protein GvpQ: MSKPVKKAVGKMAKKAYDHAPEPVKEKVKDSIKEKAKETFVNSVEGGIQSKANEASEKLEKAKEKNADNVHTKAEEAKEKVQDVLLSVREKLGNAKEAGEEFQKKISSSNDKQTKVKGVANIKGASDIKSSFNIKSSTEIKSSENIKSSKDIKTICS, translated from the coding sequence ATGAGTAAGCCGGTGAAAAAAGCAGTTGGGAAGATGGCTAAAAAAGCATACGATCACGCCCCGGAGCCCGTGAAAGAAAAAGTGAAAGATTCGATAAAAGAGAAGGCGAAAGAAACATTTGTAAACAGTGTCGAAGGCGGTATTCAATCAAAAGCCAATGAAGCATCTGAGAAGTTAGAGAAGGCCAAAGAGAAAAATGCTGATAATGTTCATACCAAAGCTGAAGAAGCAAAGGAAAAAGTACAGGATGTCCTGCTCTCCGTTCGAGAAAAATTAGGCAATGCAAAAGAAGCAGGAGAAGAATTTCAAAAGAAAATCTCTTCATCCAATGATAAACAAACAAAAGTTAAAGGTGTCGCAAATATTAAGGGGGCGAGTGACATCAAGAGCTCCTTTAATATTAAAAGTTCTACAGAAATTAAAAGTTCGGAAAATATTAAATCATCGAAAGACATTAAGACCATCTGTTCTTAA
- the gvpT gene encoding GvpT/GvpP family gas vesicle accessory protein yields the protein MAETKSSQQVEETKNIEENGEQSAENRQSMNYAIIGGVVGAGIGLLSNPGTGKKVVDSLGKSEVMKAASKELRRSAQEFLTEQAIITLRQSATGYMSKLEGGRLAPKKKKEEVSENTDAKADSGENSSNNSEELEEIKEENKNLNERLERIEEMLNSLVESKK from the coding sequence ATGGCAGAAACAAAAAGCAGTCAACAAGTAGAAGAAACGAAAAACATTGAAGAAAACGGAGAGCAATCAGCTGAAAATAGACAATCCATGAATTATGCGATTATCGGTGGAGTAGTCGGAGCTGGTATCGGGTTACTTTCAAATCCAGGTACAGGAAAGAAAGTAGTGGACAGTTTAGGGAAATCAGAAGTGATGAAAGCAGCAAGTAAGGAATTGCGAAGATCAGCACAGGAATTTCTGACAGAGCAAGCCATTATCACATTAAGACAATCTGCTACCGGATATATGAGCAAGCTGGAAGGTGGCAGGCTTGCACCTAAGAAGAAAAAAGAAGAGGTATCGGAAAACACTGATGCCAAGGCAGATAGCGGTGAAAATTCTTCTAATAATTCAGAAGAATTAGAAGAAATCAAAGAAGAAAACAAGAATTTGAATGAGCGTTTAGAACGTATTGAAGAAATGCTTAACAGCTTAGTGGAGTCTAAGAAATAA
- the gvpA gene encoding gas vesicle structural protein GvpA, which produces MSIQKSNDSSSLAEVIDRILDKGIVIDAFARVSLVGIEILTIEARVVIASVDTWLRYAEAVGLLRDEVQEEGLAKQENERGTAFSI; this is translated from the coding sequence ATGAGTATTCAAAAAAGTAACGATAGCTCAAGTCTCGCAGAAGTAATTGATAGAATCCTGGATAAAGGAATAGTCATTGATGCATTTGCCAGAGTTTCCTTAGTGGGAATAGAAATTCTTACAATAGAAGCGCGAGTCGTCATTGCAAGTGTAGATACATGGTTACGATATGCAGAGGCAGTTGGGCTCTTAAGAGACGAAGTCCAAGAAGAAGGTTTAGCCAAGCAGGAAAATGAAAGAGGAACAGCGTTTAGCATTTAA
- a CDS encoding ParM/StbA family protein: MTNSRIAAIDVGNDSLKGIFGKMDAEVNIPNVIARDIEDRPIIGIEELDTQDPLDGIHIRVHSPTLKDNNAIYRVGNLATKSNNSTELDPGSSKSEEDQTLVMLFASIALDAARNDSNFKKNNNVIEANYTLGTGLPLREVKEGKDVGYRSRLLGSVHQVEFLVTPRYQGIKVNIKFDEVKVYPEGFAAFINLVMDNNLNIINKDLIDKRILIQDIGGLSTDIAVIKDRKVDDDKAQGFNLGVSESLEWIREEIRSRHGIELDSRRDVVEIITKKNDRNHIMVKGSRTSVHDIVDRIMLELAKKQYRHLRNMWQKNSQTEICYFIGGGSSVLKEYIKTLNNNLDGYNIDFFEDEKESIWMMANAYYKLIADFSRKNQKQAQKEDQKLAKTK; the protein is encoded by the coding sequence ATGACGAATTCACGAATTGCAGCCATTGACGTTGGTAATGATTCTCTTAAAGGTATTTTTGGAAAGATGGACGCTGAGGTAAATATTCCGAACGTCATTGCCAGGGATATTGAAGATCGCCCAATTATCGGAATCGAAGAGCTGGATACACAAGACCCACTTGACGGCATACATATCCGTGTCCACTCCCCTACTCTTAAAGATAATAATGCGATTTATCGTGTCGGTAATCTGGCAACGAAGAGCAATAACTCTACTGAACTGGATCCGGGCAGCAGTAAATCAGAAGAAGATCAAACACTGGTGATGCTGTTTGCTTCCATTGCACTTGATGCAGCACGCAATGATTCTAATTTTAAGAAGAATAATAACGTTATAGAAGCAAATTACACATTGGGTACAGGTCTTCCACTTCGCGAAGTAAAGGAAGGAAAAGATGTAGGGTACCGTTCTAGACTGTTAGGTTCAGTACACCAAGTTGAGTTTCTGGTAACTCCTCGCTACCAAGGCATCAAAGTGAATATTAAATTTGATGAAGTAAAGGTTTATCCTGAAGGGTTTGCCGCATTCATCAATCTTGTTATGGATAACAATTTAAATATCATCAATAAGGACCTCATTGATAAACGCATCTTAATTCAAGATATCGGCGGCTTATCAACGGATATCGCTGTGATTAAAGATCGAAAAGTAGATGACGATAAAGCTCAAGGATTCAACCTTGGTGTGTCTGAGTCCCTTGAATGGATCCGTGAAGAAATCCGCTCAAGACACGGAATTGAGCTGGACAGCCGTCGTGATGTGGTAGAAATCATCACGAAGAAAAATGATCGTAATCATATTATGGTTAAAGGAAGCCGTACAAGCGTACACGATATCGTTGACCGTATTATGCTTGAACTTGCTAAGAAGCAATATCGTCACCTGCGCAATATGTGGCAAAAGAATTCTCAAACTGAAATCTGCTACTTCATTGGCGGAGGATCAAGTGTTCTTAAAGAATATATCAAAACGCTTAATAACAATCTTGATGGTTACAATATCGACTTCTTTGAAGATGAGAAAGAAAGCATTTGGATGATGGCGAATGCTTATTATAAGCTAATTGCAGACTTCTCAAGAAAGAATCAAAAACAAGCACAAAAAGAAGATCAAAAATTAGCGAAAACCAAATAG
- a CDS encoding GNAT family N-acetyltransferase encodes MNALHEGKLIKENRLYTVHKLSMLHIEEILSLQDIVVADLEDKTRLQPLARVEYEYILKGKGLMVGAFLEQELIAFRALLQPEIDEEHLGLDIGLNEDELNQVIYQEISIVDPIYRGNRLQQVLGAVIMEELPNLPGDFTYISCTVAPFNIPSLKDKFAQGMEIAALKNKYGDQMRYIFVKKVMKQSVQADRKRLIIPMDDFHTQQSLLTTGWRGIGMKNLQEKYHIEFVKYQ; translated from the coding sequence GTGAACGCACTTCACGAAGGAAAGTTAATCAAGGAGAACAGATTGTATACTGTCCATAAATTATCTATGCTCCACATTGAAGAAATTCTTTCATTGCAAGATATAGTAGTCGCTGATTTAGAGGATAAAACACGTTTACAACCCCTCGCGCGAGTTGAATATGAGTATATTCTTAAGGGGAAGGGCTTGATGGTTGGTGCTTTTCTGGAGCAGGAACTTATTGCGTTCAGAGCGCTTCTTCAACCTGAAATCGATGAAGAACATTTGGGATTGGATATAGGATTAAATGAAGATGAGTTAAATCAAGTCATCTACCAGGAAATCTCGATTGTAGACCCCATTTACCGGGGAAATCGATTGCAGCAAGTGTTAGGCGCTGTCATTATGGAGGAACTTCCCAACCTTCCCGGTGATTTCACGTATATTAGCTGTACCGTAGCTCCCTTTAATATACCAAGTTTGAAAGATAAATTTGCTCAAGGTATGGAAATAGCGGCCTTAAAAAATAAATACGGCGATCAAATGCGCTATATATTTGTTAAAAAAGTAATGAAACAATCTGTGCAAGCCGACCGGAAACGATTGATCATTCCAATGGACGATTTTCACACGCAGCAATCACTCCTGACAACAGGTTGGCGCGGTATTGGCATGAAGAACCTTCAAGAGAAATATCATATTGAGTTCGTTAAGTATCAATGA
- a CDS encoding dipeptide epimerase — protein MKIIGLNVYAIRLPLHVPFVVSYHTYHDMPSIIVEIETDEGITGYGEAVADEHVTGESWESTYHVLKSTLGPAVLDQNPMNIERLHVLMNESIYGVPTAKAAIDIACFDIIGKKLSQPVYQLIGGRYHEEFPLTHVLSIAEPEEMADEAALMVDKGYLSFKMKVGTEVKADVERIQKVRARVGNHIAIRVDVNQGWKNSSQTLKALRSLEGIDLDWIEQPVLADDIDGMVTVKSKTSMPLMIDEGLKGTREMREIIQKQAADKVNIKLMKCGGIYPAVKLAHQAEMAGMECQIGSMVESSIGSAAGFHVAFSKRVITSVELTGPLKFSKDVGNLVYDVPIIRLSDKPGLGVEINKSVLKELTVFQDSIG, from the coding sequence ATGAAAATTATCGGATTAAACGTATATGCTATTCGTCTGCCTCTTCATGTTCCTTTTGTGGTAAGCTACCATACTTATCATGATATGCCTTCCATCATTGTAGAGATTGAAACCGACGAGGGGATCACAGGGTACGGGGAAGCAGTGGCAGATGAGCACGTTACAGGAGAGTCCTGGGAGAGTACTTATCATGTATTAAAGAGCACTCTAGGGCCTGCAGTGTTAGACCAGAATCCAATGAATATAGAGAGACTTCATGTTCTCATGAATGAATCCATATATGGTGTTCCAACTGCAAAAGCAGCCATTGACATTGCCTGCTTTGATATCATAGGGAAAAAGCTCTCTCAGCCTGTTTATCAATTGATTGGGGGACGTTATCATGAAGAATTTCCCCTTACACATGTTTTAAGCATCGCAGAGCCTGAAGAGATGGCAGATGAGGCAGCGCTCATGGTGGATAAAGGATATCTTTCTTTTAAAATGAAAGTAGGTACGGAAGTAAAAGCAGATGTCGAGCGTATACAAAAGGTTCGTGCAAGGGTAGGGAATCATATTGCCATTCGGGTTGATGTAAATCAGGGATGGAAAAACAGTTCGCAAACGTTAAAGGCTCTCCGCTCATTGGAGGGCATCGATTTGGATTGGATAGAACAACCGGTTCTCGCTGATGATATCGACGGAATGGTGACTGTAAAGTCCAAGACGTCCATGCCTTTAATGATTGATGAAGGTCTTAAAGGAACAAGGGAAATGCGAGAAATCATTCAAAAACAGGCAGCTGATAAAGTGAATATCAAATTAATGAAATGCGGTGGGATCTATCCTGCTGTAAAGCTTGCTCATCAGGCGGAAATGGCTGGAATGGAGTGTCAGATAGGCTCCATGGTAGAGTCCTCTATCGGCTCTGCAGCAGGCTTCCATGTTGCTTTTTCAAAAAGGGTCATCACAAGCGTAGAGCTGACGGGACCATTGAAATTTTCAAAAGATGTGGGTAATCTTGTCTATGATGTTCCTATTATTCGACTTTCTGATAAGCCTGGATTAGGGGTTGAGATAAATAAATCGGTGTTGAAAGAACTGACGGTGTTTCAAGATTCGATTGGATGA
- a CDS encoding transcriptional regulator yields MEKIKIAVIGSQDFIQDLHSIEPHMTDIEIDPYTYQDPYQSKELIQHLKPCDAIFFSGALPYYYSKEICDQLSVPSLFLEQNEMAVASSLLSITYHKKIPIDRISIDLMEALYTKHVSMDIGISIPAAHVLEYKERLPYQLDLTSIVQYHYSLHQLGNTDVALTSIHAVYDRLKELGVPTERMVDPIRSLLNGFQKVKSIALLNKRKASTISAIYLSHDQSHQEFNQWLQSFTHDIQGSGQSIDEHTYLLHSTVGHIESLVSHHTFEELISRWNGRMKIGFGYGTTAIEAEQNAGIALRFAQNDPLGKCGYILTDDKNLLGPYPKEAKLQRLKNNHPKLFDIAKEIKISPGNLSKLIEFSRKRSSSQFTAAELTDYLQITRRSTERIIKKLVDHGSIRIVGEEMTYQQGRPRSIYELHLPF; encoded by the coding sequence ATGGAAAAGATAAAAATTGCTGTTATCGGGTCTCAAGACTTTATCCAGGATTTACACTCCATAGAACCTCACATGACTGACATCGAAATAGACCCCTACACTTATCAAGATCCCTATCAATCCAAAGAATTGATCCAACACTTAAAGCCTTGTGATGCCATTTTTTTCTCAGGTGCCTTGCCCTATTATTATTCAAAAGAGATATGCGATCAATTATCTGTTCCTTCCTTATTCCTGGAACAGAATGAAATGGCCGTCGCTTCTTCATTATTGTCTATAACCTATCACAAAAAAATTCCGATTGACCGTATATCGATTGATTTGATGGAAGCTTTATACACCAAACATGTATCGATGGATATAGGAATTTCCATTCCTGCTGCTCATGTTTTGGAATATAAAGAACGGCTTCCTTATCAGCTGGATTTAACCTCCATTGTTCAATACCACTACTCACTTCACCAGTTGGGAAACACTGATGTGGCGTTAACAAGCATCCACGCCGTATATGACCGCCTGAAAGAACTTGGAGTTCCAACAGAAAGAATGGTAGACCCTATCAGGTCTTTGTTAAATGGCTTTCAGAAGGTAAAATCTATCGCTCTACTAAACAAAAGAAAAGCTTCCACGATTTCAGCTATCTATCTATCCCATGATCAATCACATCAGGAATTTAACCAATGGTTACAATCATTCACCCATGATATTCAAGGTTCCGGACAATCAATTGATGAACATACTTATTTACTTCATAGCACTGTGGGCCATATAGAGTCACTAGTCTCTCATCACACTTTCGAGGAATTGATATCCAGGTGGAATGGTCGAATGAAAATTGGATTCGGCTATGGTACAACGGCAATAGAAGCAGAGCAAAACGCTGGAATTGCCCTGCGTTTTGCTCAGAATGACCCCTTGGGTAAGTGTGGATATATTTTAACAGATGATAAAAACCTTCTTGGTCCTTATCCTAAAGAGGCTAAATTGCAGCGTCTCAAGAATAATCATCCAAAACTCTTTGATATTGCCAAGGAAATTAAAATCAGTCCGGGAAATCTGTCTAAATTGATAGAATTCAGCAGAAAGCGTTCATCCTCACAGTTTACAGCTGCCGAGTTAACTGATTATCTTCAAATTACCCGTCGCTCAACTGAACGTATAATCAAAAAACTGGTAGATCACGGTTCGATCAGGATAGTTGGAGAAGAGATGACCTATCAACAAGGTCGTCCCCGTTCCATTTACGAACTTCATCTCCCCTTTTAA